The Streptomyces puniciscabiei genomic interval GCCGAAGGCGACGTTCTCGAAGATGTCGAGGTGCGGGAAGAGGGCGTAGGACTGGAAGACGGTGTTCACCGGGCGCTTGTACGGCGGCAGGTGGGTGACGTCCTGGTCGCCGAGGCGCACGGTGCCGGAGGAGGGTTCCTCCAGCCCGGCGATCATGCGCAGCGTGGTGGTCTTGCCACAGCCGGAGGCGCCGAGCAGGGCGAAGAAGGAGCCCTGCGGCACGGTCAGGTCCAGCGGCTGCACGGCCGTGAAGCCGTTGTCGTAGGTCTTGCTGATACCGGAGAGGCGGACGTCGCCGCTGTTGTCTGGTGTCGTCATCGTCGTCACGCCCCTGTGAGCTTCGAGAACTTCTGCTGGTAGGCCGTCTCTTCCTTCTGCGTCAGCGCGCGGAAGGCATGGGACTTCGCCTGCATGGCCTTGTCGGGGAGGATCAGCGGGTTGCTCGCCGCCGACTTGTCGATCTTCGCAAGGTAGGGCTGCACTCCCGCGACGGGGCTCACGTAGTTGACGTAGGCGGCGAGCTCGGCGGCCGGCTCGGGCTCGTAGAAGAAGTCGATGAGCCGCTCGGCGTTCGTCTTGTGGCGCGCCTTGTTGGGGATCAGCATGTTGTCGGTCGACGTCATGTAGCCGCTGTCGGGGATGACGTAGCCGACGTCCGGGTTGTCCGCCTGGAGCTGCACGATGTCGCCGCCCCACGCCACGCACGCCGCGAAGTCGCCCTTGGTGAGGTCCGACGTGTAGTCGTTGCCGGTGAAGCGGCGGATCTGGCCCTTGTCGACGGCCTTCTGCAGGCGGGCGATCACCTTGTCGTAGTCGTCACCGGTGAACTTCGCCGGGTCGATGCCCATGTCGAGCATCGTCATGCCGATGCTGTCCCGCATCTCGGTCAGGAAGCCGACGCGGCCCTTGAGCCGGGGGTTGTCCAGCAGGTCGGAGATCGACTTCACCTCGATGCCGTCGAGCGCCTTCTTGTTGTAGGCGATGACGGTCGAGATGCCCTGCCAGGGGTACGAGTACGCCCGGCCCGGGTCCCAGTCGGGGGCGCGGAACTGGTCCGACAGGTTGGCGAAGGCGTGCGGCAGGTTGGCCGGGTCCAGTTTCTGGACGTACCCGAGGCGGATCATGCGGGCGGCCAGCCAGTCGGTGAGCACGACGAGGTCGCGGCCGG includes:
- a CDS encoding ABC transporter substrate-binding protein, with product MEQYEPDRLTPVEAAAIRRSLRGGRAAMTRRSLLRASAGGALAVGGLGALSACGIPAANKTQGGVSADDHSAKEKIVNFSNWPEYIDVDDKTKRHPTLDAFARRTGIQVKYTEDVNDNDEFFGKIQPQLAAGQDTGRDLVVLTDWLAARMIRLGYVQKLDPANLPHAFANLSDQFRAPDWDPGRAYSYPWQGISTVIAYNKKALDGIEVKSISDLLDNPRLKGRVGFLTEMRDSIGMTMLDMGIDPAKFTGDDYDKVIARLQKAVDKGQIRRFTGNDYTSDLTKGDFAACVAWGGDIVQLQADNPDVGYVIPDSGYMTSTDNMLIPNKARHKTNAERLIDFFYEPEPAAELAAYVNYVSPVAGVQPYLAKIDKSAASNPLILPDKAMQAKSHAFRALTQKEETAYQQKFSKLTGA